Proteins found in one Campylobacter canadensis genomic segment:
- the uvrC gene encoding excinuclease ABC subunit UvrC, whose product MQESLLKTIKTLPDSAGIYMYFDNAKLLYVGKAKNLKKRVRSYFTFTPKLAPNPKNSQRIKILLEQTTNIKFTQTKSELDALILENSLIKQLKPKYNILLRDDKTYPYLYIDYNEEFPQVLLSRRIINNSKIKYYGPFAKGANELLKAIYLLFQIRQKKSCKSRCLFYDLKKCLAPCEFDVKDEYNKQLEQVIKAILKPSILLTALNEKMSFYAENEEYEQAASIRDIIKGINNITLDIQTDLAKDIDFDLFAYANNENFCSYVRFIIKGGKLISVINKKIATKYFNANEFLTQLIMLTYKDSIDINEIIIQDDIDNIEILKEYLSNKAKKSVNIHSVKIGQKKKLLDLAIKNAQFNLKENKNEEILLKIQNLFNLSSLCAKIEAFDNSHFQADSCIGAMISYDAMSEEFQKELYRTYNLNANNDYEQMKEVLSRRILSFDKINAPDLWLIDGGKALLDLANSLLEENGLNIEVIAIAKEKINHLAHRAKGNAKDKLYYKDKEYILKANDEILLFFQKLRDEAHRFAISTHKKQRTKKAMQSSKLEQLNISSASINKLLRYFGTYEAIYKASYDEIKKVSNKSVADKIFNLTNVKS is encoded by the coding sequence ATGCAAGAGAGCTTATTAAAAACTATTAAAACATTGCCTGATTCTGCAGGAATTTATATGTATTTTGACAATGCAAAATTGCTTTATGTTGGTAAGGCTAAAAATTTAAAAAAAAGAGTGCGTTCTTATTTTACCTTTACGCCAAAACTTGCTCCAAATCCTAAAAATTCGCAAAGAATTAAGATATTATTAGAGCAAACAACTAATATAAAATTTACTCAAACTAAAAGCGAGTTAGATGCTTTAATACTTGAAAATTCTTTAATAAAACAACTAAAACCAAAATATAATATCTTATTAAGAGATGATAAGACATATCCATATTTATACATTGACTACAATGAAGAATTTCCGCAAGTTCTTTTAAGTAGAAGAATTATAAACAATAGCAAAATTAAATATTATGGTCCTTTTGCAAAGGGGGCAAACGAACTTTTAAAGGCTATATATTTATTGTTTCAAATTAGACAAAAAAAATCTTGTAAAAGTAGATGTTTGTTTTATGATTTAAAAAAATGTTTAGCACCTTGCGAATTTGATGTAAAAGACGAATATAATAAACAATTAGAGCAAGTAATTAAGGCTATTTTAAAACCAAGTATTTTATTAACCGCTTTAAATGAAAAAATGTCTTTTTATGCAGAAAATGAAGAATATGAACAAGCAGCAAGTATAAGAGATATTATAAAGGGTATTAATAATATAACCTTAGATATTCAAACAGATTTAGCAAAGGATATAGATTTTGACCTTTTTGCCTATGCTAATAATGAAAATTTTTGCTCTTATGTAAGATTTATTATAAAAGGCGGTAAATTAATAAGCGTTATAAATAAAAAAATAGCTACAAAATATTTTAATGCTAATGAATTTCTAACCCAGCTTATTATGCTAACTTATAAAGATAGTATTGATATAAATGAAATAATAATTCAAGATGATATTGATAATATAGAAATTCTAAAAGAATATCTAAGTAATAAGGCAAAAAAAAGTGTAAATATACATTCAGTAAAAATAGGACAAAAAAAGAAATTACTTGATTTAGCAATCAAAAATGCTCAGTTTAATTTAAAAGAAAATAAAAACGAAGAAATATTACTAAAAATACAAAATTTATTTAATCTTTCTAGTCTTTGTGCTAAGATTGAAGCTTTTGATAATTCTCACTTTCAAGCTGATAGCTGCATTGGTGCTATGATAAGCTATGATGCAATGAGTGAAGAATTTCAAAAAGAATTATATAGAACCTACAATCTAAATGCTAACAACGATTATGAACAAATGAAAGAGGTGTTAAGTAGGAGAATTTTATCTTTTGATAAGATAAACGCACCTGATTTATGGCTAATTGATGGAGGCAAAGCCTTGCTTGATTTAGCTAATTCTTTACTAGAAGAAAATGGCTTAAATATTGAAGTTATAGCAATTGCAAAAGAAAAAATAAACCACCTAGCACATAGAGCAAAAGGTAATGCTAAAGATAAATTATATTACAAAGATAAAGAATATATTTTAAAAGCAAACGATGAAATTTTATTATTTTTTCAAAAATTAAGAGATGAAGCACATCGTTTTGCAATCTCAACGCATAAAAAACAAAGAACAAAAAAAGCAATGCAATCAAGCAAGCTAGAACAGCTAAATATAAGCTCTGCTAGTATAAATAAGCTACTTAGATATTTTGGTACTTATGAAGCAATTTATAAAGCAAGCTATGATGAAATAAAAAAAGTAAGCAATAAAAGTGTGGCTGATAAAATATTTAATTTAACAAATGTTAAATCTTAA
- the nhaD gene encoding sodium:proton antiporter NhaD codes for MQLTFTWAGIACLIIFIIGYYFIAAEDKYHLNKTKPAIFIGTLMFIILGAYLFLNNQDLKLLEEEVKSLIEEIAEIIFFLMVAMTYIEALIERNVFNALKYKLVSKGYTYRKLFWLTGLLAFFISPVADNLTTALILSTVLLTIDNKTPNFLVPGAINIVVAANAGGAFSPFGDITTLMVWTANKSPFIDFFALFPAAFLGWLVNAYLLSRFVPNIAPSFDASKQKEEKIYEGGKLVIFLGIFTIFCAVIMHSLFELPAMWGMIFGLSLLSLWTYFYNRKKGKKDINVFFYMSKIEMDTLLFFFGILAAVGALHFAGWLNYAAKLYDIAGASVSNIGVGFLSAIVDNVPVMSAVLKANPNMNMDEWLLVTLTAGIGGSLISFGSAAGVGVMGKMRGIYTFSSHMKYAWTILVGYIISVIVWWLQFEYFDFY; via the coding sequence ATGCAGCTTACTTTTACTTGGGCAGGGATTGCTTGTTTAATAATATTCATTATTGGATATTATTTTATTGCAGCTGAAGATAAGTACCATTTAAATAAGACAAAACCAGCTATTTTTATCGGTACGCTAATGTTTATAATCTTAGGTGCTTATTTATTTTTAAATAATCAAGATTTAAAGCTATTAGAAGAAGAGGTAAAGTCTTTAATTGAAGAAATAGCAGAAATAATATTTTTCTTAATGGTTGCTATGACTTATATTGAAGCATTAATAGAAAGAAATGTGTTTAATGCTTTAAAATATAAATTAGTAAGTAAAGGTTATACCTATCGTAAATTATTTTGGCTTACAGGGCTTTTAGCGTTTTTTATTTCTCCGGTTGCAGACAATCTAACAACGGCTTTAATACTTTCAACAGTGCTTTTAACGATTGATAATAAAACTCCAAATTTTTTAGTTCCAGGTGCAATAAATATAGTAGTAGCAGCTAATGCAGGTGGTGCTTTTTCTCCTTTTGGAGATATTACAACTCTTATGGTATGGACGGCTAATAAAAGCCCATTTATAGACTTTTTTGCATTATTCCCTGCAGCTTTTTTAGGTTGGCTTGTAAATGCTTATTTATTAAGTCGTTTTGTGCCTAATATAGCTCCTAGTTTTGATGCAAGCAAGCAAAAAGAAGAAAAAATTTATGAAGGTGGAAAATTAGTAATATTTTTAGGAATTTTTACAATTTTTTGTGCTGTAATAATGCATTCTTTATTTGAATTACCAGCTATGTGGGGTATGATTTTTGGCTTATCTTTACTTAGTTTATGGACATATTTTTATAATAGAAAAAAAGGAAAAAAAGATATAAATGTGTTTTTTTATATGAGTAAAATAGAAATGGATACATTATTATTTTTCTTTGGAATTTTAGCTGCGGTTGGGGCTTTACATTTTGCAGGTTGGTTAAATTATGCTGCAAAATTATACGATATTGCAGGTGCTAGTGTAAGCAATATTGGGGTAGGCTTTTTAAGTGCTATTGTTGATAATGTGCCTGTTATGAGTGCTGTTTTAAAGGCTAATCCTAATATGAATATGGATGAATGGTTGCTTGTAACATTAACTGCAGGAATAGGTGGCTCATTAATATCATTTGGTTCTGCAGCAGGAGTTGGAGTAATGGGAAAAATGCGTGGAATTTACACTTTTAGCTCACATATGAAATATGCTTGGACAATTTTAGTTGGTTATATTATATCCGTTATTGTTTGGTGGTTACAATTTGAATATTTTGATTTTTATTGA
- the guaA gene encoding glutamine-hydrolyzing GMP synthase: protein MEKADILVLDFGSQYTQLIARRLREQGVYALILPFNISAKEIKNYDAKGIILSGGPASVYANDAYFCDKEIFNLGLPILGICYGMQLIAHHFGASVVAASHKEYGKAKINVKYDCALFNNLPKSQVVWMSHSDRVENLPEGFITTAISENSPFCAIANEEKKIYALQFHPEVQHSEFGKNILKNFAKFACNCESVWNMGSFAKTQIAKIKEQVGDKKVLCAISGGVDSSVVAALLASSIKEQTILVFVDTGLLRKNEKEQVENALKLKFGIELNTIDAREIFLTKLKGVIDPEQKRKIIGNTFIEIFEEFAKKQSGVEFLAQGTLYTDIIESSVAGSSKTIKSHHNVGGLPEKMNLKLVEPLKEIFKDEVRLLGLELGLSKDLVYRHPFPGPGLAIRIMGEVNEESLNILKEADDIFIQELKANGYYDKTWQAFCVLLNVKSVGVMGDNRTYDNAIALRAVDASDGMTATFSHLPYELLENVSRRIINEVQGINRVVYDISSKPPATIEWE, encoded by the coding sequence ATGGAAAAAGCCGATATTTTAGTGCTTGACTTTGGCTCTCAATATACACAGCTTATCGCAAGACGCTTAAGAGAGCAAGGCGTTTATGCTCTTATTTTACCATTTAATATAAGTGCAAAAGAGATTAAAAATTATGATGCAAAGGGGATTATTTTAAGTGGTGGTCCTGCAAGCGTTTATGCAAACGACGCTTATTTTTGTGATAAAGAAATATTTAATTTAGGTTTGCCTATTTTAGGAATTTGTTATGGTATGCAGCTAATTGCTCATCATTTTGGAGCTAGTGTTGTTGCAGCTTCGCATAAAGAATATGGAAAAGCAAAAATTAATGTTAAATACGATTGTGCTTTATTTAATAATTTACCTAAATCTCAAGTTGTTTGGATGAGCCATTCTGATAGAGTTGAGAATTTACCAGAAGGTTTTATAACAACAGCAATTAGCGAAAATAGCCCATTTTGTGCCATTGCAAACGAAGAAAAAAAGATTTATGCACTACAATTTCATCCAGAAGTTCAACATAGTGAGTTTGGAAAAAATATCTTAAAGAATTTTGCAAAATTTGCTTGCAATTGTGAAAGTGTATGGAATATGGGTTCTTTTGCAAAAACTCAAATCGCAAAAATTAAAGAACAAGTAGGAGATAAAAAGGTTTTATGTGCTATTAGCGGTGGAGTTGATAGCTCTGTGGTAGCTGCTTTACTTGCTAGCTCTATTAAAGAGCAAACTATTTTAGTCTTTGTTGATACAGGATTATTAAGAAAGAATGAAAAAGAGCAAGTAGAAAATGCTTTAAAATTAAAATTTGGTATAGAATTAAATACGATTGATGCAAGAGAAATCTTTTTAACTAAGTTAAAAGGTGTAATTGACCCTGAACAAAAAAGAAAGATTATTGGTAATACTTTCATAGAAATCTTTGAAGAATTTGCAAAAAAACAAAGTGGTGTTGAGTTTTTAGCACAAGGAACTTTATATACTGACATTATTGAAAGTAGTGTAGCAGGAAGTTCTAAGACAATTAAATCTCATCATAATGTTGGCGGTTTGCCTGAAAAAATGAATTTAAAATTAGTTGAACCTTTAAAAGAAATTTTTAAAGATGAGGTAAGATTATTAGGTCTTGAACTTGGACTTAGTAAAGATTTAGTGTATCGTCATCCATTCCCTGGTCCAGGACTTGCGATTAGAATTATGGGCGAAGTAAATGAAGAAAGCTTAAATATCTTAAAAGAAGCGGATGATATCTTTATTCAAGAACTTAAAGCAAATGGATATTATGATAAAACTTGGCAAGCATTTTGTGTATTATTAAATGTAAAAAGCGTTGGAGTTATGGGAGATAATAGAACTTACGATAATGCAATCGCTCTTCGTGCTGTTGATGCTAGTGATGGTATGACAGCAACATTTTCACACTTGCCTTATGAATTGCTTGAAAATGTAAGCCGCAGAATAATAAATGAAGTACAAGGTATTAACCGTGTGGTTTATGATATTTCAAGTAAGCCACCTGCAACTATTGAATGGGAGTAA
- a CDS encoding GyrI-like domain-containing protein, with amino-acid sequence MAFDFKKAYKEFYQAKKIQILNIPPINYVAVRGKGDPNEPNGAYQKAISKLYAISYTLKMSYKSDYKIKNFFEYVVPPLEGFWWQDNLSDVDYSKKYEFNFISLIRLPDFISEDDFKWAVKTASQKKKIDCSLVEFLNINEGLCVQTMHIGSYDEEPQTILKMKEFTNINGYEFDVNNVRKHHEIYLSDPRKVAKEKLKTIIRIPIKAK; translated from the coding sequence ATGGCATTTGATTTTAAGAAAGCTTATAAAGAATTCTATCAAGCAAAAAAAATACAAATTTTAAATATCCCACCTATAAATTATGTAGCCGTTCGTGGTAAAGGCGACCCAAATGAGCCTAACGGAGCTTATCAAAAAGCAATTTCTAAGTTATATGCTATATCTTATACGCTTAAAATGAGCTACAAGAGTGATTATAAAATTAAAAACTTTTTTGAATATGTTGTTCCTCCACTTGAAGGATTTTGGTGGCAAGATAATTTAAGTGATGTTGATTATTCTAAAAAGTATGAGTTTAATTTTATTAGCCTTATTAGATTGCCAGATTTTATAAGCGAAGATGATTTTAAGTGGGCTGTTAAAACTGCGTCGCAAAAGAAAAAGATTGATTGTTCATTGGTGGAGTTTTTAAATATCAATGAAGGGCTTTGCGTTCAAACGATGCACATTGGTTCATACGATGAAGAGCCGCAAACAATTTTAAAGATGAAAGAATTTACTAATATTAATGGCTATGAGTTTGATGTAAATAATGTTAGAAAACACCATGAAATTTATTTAAGCGACCCTAGAAAAGTAGCAAAAGAAAAGCTAAAAACAATTATTAGAATTCCTATAAAAGCTAAATGA
- a CDS encoding HIT family protein: MNIYEDNFCYIKLNDSNIPWLIIYAKEKQKELSDNIQVSKHIFNLAIFIEKEMIDFFKPTKINHASFANYLTQAHWHIMARFSDDGFYPECMWGKKQSDILKDYTKNIDEFCNILKEKLKTFSQTSPQ; this comes from the coding sequence ATGAATATTTATGAAGATAATTTTTGCTATATTAAACTTAATGATTCTAATATTCCTTGGCTAATTATTTATGCAAAAGAAAAACAAAAAGAACTTAGCGATAATATACAAGTAAGCAAGCATATTTTTAATCTTGCTATTTTTATTGAAAAAGAAATGATTGATTTTTTTAAACCTACTAAGATTAATCACGCTTCATTTGCAAACTACTTAACACAAGCACACTGGCATATAATGGCTAGATTTAGTGATGATGGCTTTTATCCTGAATGTATGTGGGGAAAAAAGCAAAGTGATATTTTAAAAGATTACACTAAAAATATTGATGAATTTTGCAATATTTTAAAAGAAAAATTAAAAACATTTAGCCAAACTTCACCTCAATAA
- a CDS encoding phosphoribosyltransferase, giving the protein MYKYTFSEFNDDILPFAKKIKEEFNPDAFVGIARGGLTLTHALATALKSRAAYSLNSIHYDGQTKLDTILISNIPDLSKHKKVLLIDDIVDSGESLDAISKEIKRLYPSLEVKMAVIFNKKTAIIQPDFYIKEAKEWIEFFWDYEV; this is encoded by the coding sequence ATGTATAAATATACTTTTAGTGAATTTAACGATGATATTTTGCCATTTGCAAAAAAAATCAAAGAAGAATTTAACCCTGATGCTTTCGTAGGCATTGCAAGAGGTGGATTAACACTAACTCACGCTTTAGCAACTGCTTTAAAAAGCCGTGCTGCTTATAGTTTAAATAGTATTCATTATGATGGGCAAACAAAGCTTGATACAATTTTAATAAGCAATATCCCAGATTTAAGCAAACACAAAAAAGTTTTATTAATTGATGATATCGTTGATAGCGGAGAAAGTCTTGATGCAATAAGTAAGGAAATAAAAAGACTTTATCCATCACTAGAAGTAAAAATGGCTGTAATTTTTAATAAAAAAACAGCTATTATTCAACCTGATTTTTATATAAAAGAAGCAAAAGAATGGATTGAATTCTTTTGGGATTACGAAGTATAA
- a CDS encoding NCS2 family permease has protein sequence MDFFKLKENKTNVKTEFNAAMAIFLSMLYIVPTNASILSATGMSYDALIIATTLVTIITTAMVGLFANTPIAMSTGMGLNVFFTYSMCLGQNIPWPTALGAVFISGFIFLVLSFTNFRVFILKSIPEDFRKAISAGIGCFLAFMGMNQAHIIQADPVTLIKIGNFADANVQFALFVLFLIVCFWAWNVRAGFILAVLIGSVIAWAFGINDAKLPENFIALPDFSSEHGLMSIFAKLDIFAALKIAILPAIMTLFVTQLFDSIGTITGAGLRGNLFENKSEEKEGDKKLGKTMIADAAGTCVGAVIGTSTATAFVESTAGIEAGGRTGLTSIFVALLFCLCIFFVPFFKAIPANAIYPILIMVGILMFMEVSRVDFKDPANCVATFFVVIMMPFTYSITTGIAFGFISYVLVRLLRKEFDKLNKGIIVITIICLAVFLLQFIKF, from the coding sequence ATGGATTTTTTTAAATTAAAAGAAAACAAAACAAATGTAAAAACCGAGTTTAACGCCGCAATGGCGATTTTTTTATCAATGCTTTATATCGTTCCAACTAACGCAAGCATTTTAAGCGCTACTGGAATGAGCTATGATGCATTAATTATTGCTACAACACTTGTAACCATTATTACAACTGCTATGGTTGGCTTATTTGCCAATACTCCGATTGCTATGAGTACTGGTATGGGGCTTAATGTATTTTTCACATATTCAATGTGCTTAGGACAAAACATTCCTTGGCCAACTGCTTTGGGTGCTGTATTTATTAGTGGTTTCATCTTTTTAGTATTATCTTTTACGAATTTTCGTGTTTTTATACTAAAAAGCATACCTGAAGATTTTAGGAAGGCAATTTCTGCTGGTATTGGTTGTTTTTTAGCATTTATGGGTATGAATCAAGCGCATATTATTCAAGCTGACCCTGTAACATTGATAAAAATTGGAAATTTTGCTGATGCAAATGTTCAATTTGCTTTATTTGTATTGTTTTTAATAGTTTGCTTTTGGGCTTGGAATGTGCGTGCTGGTTTTATTTTAGCAGTTTTAATAGGCTCTGTGATTGCTTGGGCTTTTGGAATTAACGATGCTAAATTACCTGAAAATTTTATAGCTCTACCTGATTTTTCAAGTGAGCATGGTTTAATGAGTATTTTTGCAAAACTAGATATATTTGCTGCATTAAAAATTGCTATTTTACCTGCTATTATGACACTTTTTGTAACTCAATTATTTGATAGCATTGGTACTATTACCGGTGCTGGTCTTCGTGGGAATTTATTTGAAAATAAAAGCGAAGAAAAAGAAGGAGATAAAAAACTAGGTAAAACAATGATAGCTGATGCTGCTGGAACTTGCGTTGGAGCTGTTATTGGTACTAGCACTGCTACTGCCTTTGTTGAGAGTACTGCTGGTATTGAAGCTGGTGGTAGAACTGGGCTTACAAGTATTTTTGTGGCTTTATTATTTTGCTTATGTATTTTCTTTGTTCCATTTTTTAAAGCTATACCTGCAAATGCAATATACCCTATTTTAATTATGGTTGGTATTTTAATGTTTATGGAAGTTAGCAGAGTAGATTTTAAAGACCCTGCAAACTGTGTTGCAACATTTTTTGTTGTAATTATGATGCCATTTACATATTCTATTACAACTGGTATTGCTTTTGGTTTTATTTCTTATGTATTAGTAAGACTTTTACGCAAAGAATTTGACAAATTAAACAAAGGTATAATTGTAATTACTATAATTTGCCTTGCTGTGTTTTTATTACAATTTATTAAATTTTAA
- the mqnE gene encoding aminofutalosine synthase MqnE, with protein MLEKLNNNERLSDEDCYKLYDLDLHTLGFYANKIRQKLHSNKVYFNCNRHINPTNMCVDSCAFCAFSANKFNPNPYHLTHEEIMQIVDNTVKNGTKEIHIVSAHNKKGGWQWYFEIFKKIKDKYPQIHIKAMTAAEINFIAKTYFNGDFNAVIDKMLEYKVDSMPGGGAEIFNEEIRNKLCKDKVKSDEWLHIHGLWHKKGKKSNATMLFGHIEKQEHRIEHMLRIRKQQDISGGFNAFIPLLWQKDNSFLKNLAPLGSVEILKTIAIARIILDNVANIKAYWATLGLNLAMVAQEYGANDLDGTIEKESIQSAGGAASKNGLSLNDFVENIKSSNLRAIERDSLYNEIKEY; from the coding sequence ATGTTAGAAAAATTAAACAACAATGAACGCCTAAGTGATGAAGATTGTTATAAATTATACGATTTAGATTTACATACTTTAGGTTTTTACGCAAATAAAATTAGACAAAAATTACACTCAAATAAGGTTTATTTTAATTGTAACCGCCATATAAATCCAACTAATATGTGCGTTGATTCTTGTGCATTTTGTGCTTTTAGCGCTAATAAATTTAATCCTAACCCTTATCATTTAACACATGAAGAAATTATGCAAATTGTTGATAATACTGTAAAAAATGGTACAAAAGAAATTCACATTGTTTCAGCTCACAATAAAAAAGGTGGTTGGCAATGGTATTTTGAAATTTTTAAAAAGATTAAAGATAAATACCCACAAATACATATAAAAGCAATGACTGCAGCAGAAATTAATTTTATTGCAAAAACATATTTTAACGGAGATTTTAACGCTGTAATTGATAAAATGCTTGAATATAAAGTTGATTCTATGCCTGGTGGTGGGGCTGAAATTTTTAATGAAGAAATTAGAAATAAACTTTGCAAAGATAAGGTTAAAAGTGATGAATGGCTACACATTCACGGACTTTGGCATAAAAAAGGAAAAAAATCTAACGCCACAATGCTTTTTGGGCATATTGAAAAACAAGAACACAGAATTGAACATATGCTAAGAATTAGAAAACAACAAGATATTAGTGGTGGATTTAATGCTTTTATACCTCTTCTTTGGCAAAAAGATAATTCTTTTTTAAAAAATTTAGCACCACTTGGAAGTGTGGAAATTTTAAAAACAATAGCAATAGCTAGAATAATTTTAGATAATGTTGCAAATATTAAAGCTTATTGGGCGACATTAGGATTAAATCTTGCTATGGTTGCTCAAGAATATGGAGCAAACGATTTAGATGGAACAATAGAAAAAGAAAGCATTCAAAGTGCTGGTGGAGCAGCATCTAAAAATGGCTTAAGCTTAAATGATTTTGTTGAAAATATTAAAAGCTCTAATTTAAGAGCAATTGAAAGAGATAGCTTATACAATGAAATTAAAGAATATTAA
- the glmS gene encoding glutamine--fructose-6-phosphate transaminase (isomerizing) — translation MCGIVGYLGNKEKKEIILNGLKELEYRGYDSAGMAILCNDELKFYKKAGKLQNLSDFMNDLSFKELGVAIGHTRWATHGKPDDINSHPHYGEFSCVIHNGIIENYKELKEELKNVNFNSQTDTEVIVHLFEEYTKKFDVYTAFSEVVKKLQGAYAILLITKKAKNTIFFAKNNAPLIIAKGDNDKEFYLASCDAPLVGISKEVAYLNDGDYGYISEDKITLLNGKIEFKQLSSDRQSAQKDGFSTFMEKEIYEQAQIVKNVILGRIKNDKICFDELSSLENNFSKIIICACGTSYHAALASAYLFEREAKIEVRIEIASEFRYKDAYLDKNALFICISQSGETADTLEALKIAKENNLKTLALCNVDNSSIARLADYCVLIRAGIEKSVASTKAFCAQMVNLWLLSLYFNKNEKRALKDEIFVLKNLDLSVNKTQHEKIKRLSKRYLHGHGFFFISRDIFYPLALEASLKLKEISYLHAEGYAAGEMKHGPIALADSELFCVAFMPKNMLYEKTKSNVLELSARDANILVISPIEFDMADDFIKTKDCNHYMIEFFEMMVIMQLFALEIANKVGANVDMPRNLAKSVTVE, via the coding sequence ATGTGCGGAATAGTAGGATATTTAGGAAATAAAGAAAAAAAAGAAATAATATTAAATGGTTTAAAAGAGTTAGAATATAGAGGTTATGATAGTGCAGGAATGGCAATTTTATGCAATGACGAATTAAAATTTTATAAAAAAGCAGGAAAATTGCAAAATCTAAGTGATTTTATGAATGATTTAAGTTTTAAAGAGCTTGGCGTTGCAATAGGTCATACAAGATGGGCAACTCACGGCAAACCAGATGATATCAATTCGCATCCACATTATGGCGAATTTTCTTGTGTTATTCATAATGGTATTATAGAAAATTATAAAGAATTAAAAGAAGAATTAAAAAATGTTAATTTTAATAGCCAAACAGATACAGAAGTAATAGTTCATCTATTTGAAGAATATACAAAAAAATTTGATGTTTATACAGCCTTTAGTGAGGTTGTAAAAAAATTACAAGGAGCTTATGCTATTTTATTAATTACAAAAAAAGCTAAAAATACTATATTTTTTGCAAAAAATAATGCACCTTTAATAATCGCTAAAGGGGATAACGATAAAGAATTTTATCTTGCTTCTTGTGATGCACCTTTAGTTGGAATTAGTAAAGAAGTAGCCTATTTAAACGATGGTGATTACGGTTATATCAGTGAAGATAAAATTACTTTATTAAATGGAAAAATTGAATTTAAACAGCTTTCATCAGATAGACAAAGCGCACAAAAAGATGGTTTTTCTACCTTTATGGAAAAAGAAATTTATGAGCAAGCTCAAATAGTAAAAAATGTGATTTTAGGAAGAATTAAAAATGATAAAATATGTTTTGATGAATTAAGCAGCTTGGAAAATAATTTTTCAAAAATCATTATTTGTGCGTGTGGTACTAGCTATCACGCTGCTTTAGCTAGTGCTTATTTATTTGAAAGAGAAGCAAAGATTGAAGTTAGAATTGAAATTGCTAGTGAATTTAGATACAAAGATGCTTATTTAGATAAAAATGCCTTATTTATTTGTATATCTCAAAGTGGGGAAACAGCTGATACTCTTGAAGCTTTAAAGATTGCTAAAGAAAATAATCTTAAAACCTTAGCCTTATGCAATGTTGATAATTCTAGCATTGCAAGACTTGCTGATTATTGTGTTTTAATTCGTGCTGGTATTGAAAAAAGCGTAGCAAGTACGAAGGCTTTTTGTGCTCAAATGGTTAATTTATGGCTTTTATCTTTATATTTTAATAAAAATGAAAAAAGAGCTTTAAAAGACGAAATTTTTGTTTTAAAAAATCTTGATTTAAGTGTAAATAAAACTCAACACGAAAAAATAAAAAGACTTAGTAAAAGATATTTACATGGGCATGGGTTTTTCTTTATTTCAAGAGATATTTTTTATCCACTAGCTCTTGAAGCTTCACTAAAATTAAAAGAAATTTCATATTTACACGCAGAAGGCTATGCAGCAGGAGAGATGAAACACGGACCAATCGCTTTAGCTGATAGCGAATTATTTTGTGTTGCATTTATGCCAAAAAATATGCTTTATGAAAAAACAAAGAGTAATGTTTTAGAATTAAGCGCTAGGGATGCAAATATTTTAGTTATTTCACCTATTGAATTTGATATGGCAGATGATTTCATAAAAACAAAAGATTGCAATCATTATATGATTGAATTTTTTGAAATGATGGTAATTATGCAGCTTTTTGCATTAGAAATTGCAAATAAAGTGGGTGCAAATGTAGATATGCCAAGAAATTTAGCAAAAAGTGTTACTGTTGAGTAA